One Vicia villosa cultivar HV-30 ecotype Madison, WI linkage group LG5, Vvil1.0, whole genome shotgun sequence genomic window, ACGATCGATTTTCAAGTTTCTAAGCTATTACTACATAAAATTTCCTGATAAAAAAACTTTCAGAAATTCTATAATGTCCGATGATAACTCTCGACAATTCCATAATTTCTGATAACTAACTCacttttttcattaatttttggTAGATTTTATAAATTTCTGATATCGCTAGAGAAATTTTGATATTTGCTCAAGAGTTGAGTGAGttttgaaaatggtggagaaattttgaaaaaatattatagtCTTTTCATTGAGTTTGGAGGATACCGGGTACAACTGGGGGGTTGACAAGTTAAATCATCCATTATTTGGTCTTTTTGTACTCAGTCAGGCCCAACGTTTTTTCACGGAGAGATTAAGGCCCAAAATCATATAGGTTTAACCTAGCAAAATTTTTGACcaaaaaaccctagaaaactTTGACTTTTTCCTTCTTGTTTAATCTAGCACGCTGCTCGTtcatccttcttcttcttcaccgtCGCTTCACCTTCTACTGTGATTCTTCAGGTTTCTTTCTCCACATATATGTTTTTCATAATATAGAAACACCGTTTTTGTTCTCGTGAAATGCATCTGAAACAGCCGCGGCAGTGATGCTCGCCGTACCTGCCATCGCTGTATCGGCCGCGCGCCGCCGCGATCTACTTAATCTTTGCAAATAATTAACAATTTAGTTTAGAGTTTCGTTGCAATGATTTATATAAGCTATGCTAATAATTGATTTGTATTTACGTTTGTGTAGCTGCAACCATGGTGAGAGTCAGTGTGTTGAATGATGCTCTTAAAAGTATGTACAATGCTGAGAAAAGAGGAAAGCGTCAAGTCATGATTCGTCCATCTTCCAAAGTCATCATCAAATTCCTCATCGTTATGCAGAAGCACGGTATTTCTTAATCATCTTTATCTGttttaattcttttgaattttgcatGGTTTGACAAATTGGGGTTAGGTTTTGATTAGATGTATTATGGTGGTTGATGATGTAGGATATATTGGAGAGTTTGAATATGTTGATGACCACAGATCTGGGAAAATCGTTGTTGAATTGAACGGTAGGCTGAATAAATGTGGTGTTATTAGTCCCCGTTTTGATGTTGGTGTCAAGGAGATCGAAGGTTGGACTGCCAGGCTTCTTCCTTCCAGACAGGTTAGTTAGTACAATTTATGTTCTTGTATTAGGCTCTGTTTGGTGTGTCCAATTGCTTATTTGAATAAAGCTTTTAAGACCTTATTTCAAAGATATCTGCCAAACTAGTTTTTGTGAGAGTGTGGTTCTACTATGATAAGAATTGATATTGAATAAATTGATTTTACTTCAAGTGTGAGTAAGTGTGAGTTGAGTGTAAAGCAATTTATGGAATTAATTGATTTTACATATTTTTGGCCTAGTTTTTGGAAGAGGCAAAAGCAATTCTAGtggtgtagaattgattttgagatTGTTTGGTTCTTCTAAAATAGAATTGACTGTTAAGTTAAATTTTTTAGCATTTGAGTTGATTTTTAAATTGAAACTCTGTTCACCcaaaatcaattattttcacCATAGAACCAAACATACCTTAAGTTGAGTGTAAAGTAATTAACGAATGATACATTTTCCTAAAAGTGATTTGAACAATAAATTTAAGTATAAAGTTCATGTTTAGATTTCAAAGCTACAAATCTTAAGTCCGAGTATCAAATTCTGAAAGCTAAATTAATTATACTCTAAAGCAACCTAACTTTTCAAAAATGACATTTACACCTCCAGAATCATTTATGGCAGCTTCAAATATGGCTTCAAATTTGTAACACATTTTAGATGTTTTGGGAATCAAATTTTGCTTTTTATTTTCTCAGTTTACAAGGATTAGTTTCTGTCTATGCTGAGATTTTGATGCGTGGTTTGAGTAGATTGCTATTAAGTTTGATCTATGATAGCTTGTGTGTACTAAGATTGATGGTTAATTTATAGCGTTGTTGTCCTTAACTTGCAATCATCAAGATCAAACATTGACCTTTTTGTTAATAGTTACACACTTTTTTTTTCTGGATACATGTAGTTTCTTATGTTATCCCTCTGACCTTTTCATAATTCAAACTATGCAGTTTGGGTATATTGTTTTGACTACCTCTGCTGGCATTATGGATCACGAAGAGGCTAGGAGAAAGAATGTTGGTGGTAAGGTCCTAGGGTTTTTCTACTAGGCTAGTTTTGAGAGTCTTTATAATTTCAGATTTTGATTTACATGATGTAATGGAGGATATGCAATCAAGAATTGCAGGAGCTGTttgtacttttttttaaaattttgttttgcaaACTTAAGTTTGTCACTAATTTATGGGACGTCTTCATTATTATCTTTCTTACACTGAAACATGTCCTTGTGGGGATTGTTTGAATGGGAGATCTGAGAATTAGAGATGTTGGAATTGGTTCTGGTAGTGTATGATGTTGCATTTACTAGATTTAATTCTGAAATTAGTGTCATGTGGCTgagaaaaataaaatcatttgctGCGAAGGTGAATGGATTTCGCCTGAAGGTGAATGGATTTCGCCGGGGATTCTGGGCATAATGGCAATATACTTTTGTTATTAAGGTTATGTCTAAGGTGCACGTTCCTATGACTATTTTTCCAAGTTGAAAAGTTACTATGGCATGTGTGGCAAATGGCAATTTCACAAATTGATAAATCAGTTTATGTATGtctatacatcatttatttttttgGTCAAGTAGACtgaaatttttttgtttaaaacaaTATACCCAAACAATGTTGTACCTGTTTGTCCAAAAGAAGTATCTCCAAGCACTTTTCTTTAACTTTACTATAAATAGACCATATATCCTCAATCCTAGCGTAAATCTTCCATAACTCCTTCATGCCATTAACATTCGATATTAGATCTGCATTCACAACGAAACAAACAGAACTTCCATAGCTACTTCATGCCATTAACATTTGATATTAGACATATAGGTCTGACCATTCTGCATTCACGGCGGTGAAACTAGATGTTAAGAGGTATGTTGACCAGGATGGGTTTTGCAGAGAAATGGATACattggatgatgatgatgtgcGTTACTTCGATTTACTATTCTGTTCTTGTTAATTCGGATGCCATAGGACCTAATGAACCAGGAAGAGGATTGAGACAAGGGGACCCTCTGTCACCTTATCTTTTCATTCTTATCTCTGAAGGGTTGTCTACCCTGATTAAAGAGTCGGTGGCTAGCGGAAATATTCATGGGGTTCAAATTTGTAGAGGGGCACCTATTGTGTCCCATCTACTTTTTGCTGACAACTGTTTTCTGTTTTGCAGGGCAAATCTTACGGAAGTTAGACATTTGATGAGTTTACTTGGTACCTATGCAGCTGCAGCTGGTCTGGAGATTAATTTGACAAAATTAGAAGTATTTTTTAGCCGTAACTTGAGCTTGTCGGCGCAGGAGGATCTTGCAAATATTATGGGAGTTCGGCATGTGTTGGGAACAGGAAAATATTTGGGTTTGCCGTCTATGATAGGAAGGAGCAAGAGgactattttttcttttattaaggaTCGCATTTGGAATCGTATCAATTCTTGGAAGGGGTGGTCTTTATCCAGAGCAGGTAAAGAAATCATGATCAAGTCAGTTTTGCAAGCTATTCCAACTTATATCATGAGCATCTTCATTCTTCCGGATGTGGTTGTTAATGAGAttgaaaaaatgttaaattcaTTTTGGTGGGGTGGAGGGTCTAACGGTAAAGGCATAAGATGGAAGGCTTGGGATAAATTGACTTGTCCGAAAGCTGATGGAGGATTGGGTTTTAGGGATTTTAAGGCGTTTAACTTGGCTATGGTGGTTAAGCAAGGCTGGTTCCTCATGACAAATCCGAATGCTTTAGTGGCTAGAATCTTCAAAGCGAGGTATTTTCCGAGATCTAGTTTTCTTGATTCTAAGTTGGGTTATAATCCTAGCTTTGTTTGGCGGAGTATTTGGAAGGCTAGAGAAGTTCTTAAGCTTGGATGTAGATGGCGGATTGGTGATGGTAGAAACATAAGGGTTATGAATGAACCATGgctagggggggggggggggggtagggAAGGCTGCTTAATGGGTCCGCAAAATCAAGGTGTGTACTCTTTAACCGTCCATGGTCTGTTGTTGACTAATGTTAAACAATGGAATATGGGAGCTTTATGTGatttgtttgattattcagtggTCCGAGAGATTTTACAAGTTCCATTGACAGAAGAAGAGGTTGAAGACCCTATGGTTTGGAAGGATGATGCTAACGGTAATTATAGTGTTCGTTCGGGATATAGAATTTGGAGGAAGCATCAGGAAAGTGGTGGTTTGGCTAAGGAAGGAGGTTATTGGAGTAACCTATGGAATATAATAGCTCCGGCTCGTGTGAAACATCTCCTTTGGAGGATTTGTAGCGATTGTCTCCCAACAAAGGTGCGTCTTATTCATTATCATGTTCCGTGTACTCCCATCTGTCAGCTTTGTGGTAATAATTATGAGGATGACTGGCATGTTTTTGTCGGATGTTCGGAAACTGTCTCGCGTTGGCAGTCGGCAGGTCTTACTGATATCATCTCTTCTCGTATCCATAATTTCCAGGATCTCAGGTCCCTTATCTTTGATATCTGTATGAAGGAGGATAGGAATACCGCAGGCAGGGTAGCAGTTATGTTGGAAGGGCTGTGGAAGAATAGGAACGACTTTGTTTGGCATAATAAACCGGAAGATGCGTCTAAACTTGGATGGCTAGCATTTCACAAGTGGCAAGATTGGTTTATGGCCCAAAATATTCGAGAGCTGCATTTGGTTAACGAAGATTTGGTTTCATGGAATCCGCCGCCTTTTGGTAGTTTCACTTGCAATGTGGATGCCGCCTTTAATAAGCGTGTAGGGACTACGATTCGAGGGTGGTGTATCCGTAACGATCATGGTAACTTTGTTGCTGCAGGCACTGCTTGGGATGGTAGTATTTTCTCGGTACTCGAAGCAGAGGCATTAGCTCTTAAGGAAGCAATTCTATCAGTTATTATGTTCCATAATGCTCCGACAATTTTTGAAAGTGATTCCCAACAGGTGGTCCAAGCACTTAGTTCCAATACGCCGGGTAGCTCTGAGTTTAATCTTATTATTAATTCTATTAAGTCTTTGCTTTTAGATTTCCCTAACTTTGAGGTTACGTTTATTAAGCGTCAAGCGAATATACTTTAGCTAAGGTGGCCAATTCTTAGTCTCAACGCTGTATGTTTgatgtaattcctccttgtattactttatatctgATTAATGAAAGCAATTAAGCTTGTTTctgtaaaaaaaaagaagataaaaacaaaaccCCATATGTTGAGATAAAAACAAAATGCAAATGTTGAGATAAAAACAAAAATCAGATGTTGAGATAAAAATAACAATTAGCTATAAACAACATTTTAGTCCCAAACAACATCTTGGTAAAAAAACATTCAGATAAAAAACAACAATGAGCTACAAATATTATTCAACTAAAAACAACATTCACACAAAAGTTCGGATAAAAGGCTCATTCAGATAAAAGTATTTGGTTAAAATCATTGAGATTAAGAGTATACCTATGTTGTTGTTGAATAGTTTGCGTTTGGGTTGCAAAAAACTGGTGAACAAAAAAGTGAGACAAAATAATTTgcaaaaaacaatgaacacatacaTCAGTATAGTAAAAAAACTATGATATCAAAGAGGATAAACTCCAAAAAAGAATGAAGACATACATTtgtaatgttgttgttgaataGTTTGCGTTTGGGTTGCAAAAAACTGATGAACAAAAAAGTGAGACAAAATAATTTgcaaaaaacaatgaacacatactttcATCAGTATAGTAAAAAAACAATGATATCGGAGAGGATAAACTCCAAAAAAGAATGAAGACAtacatttgtaaaaacgtgaGTTTTGAAAATGGAAGAACAAGCTCTTAGTTGACCGTAACAAAACTGCAAACAAACAACATACATTATTAAAATGTGAGATTTGTAAAAACTCCGACCTTAAAATAATGAGAGATTATTTGAAAGCGCGTTGAAGAGGTGAAGAACAAATATTGGGTGAAATGAGAAGAAAAATGAGAACCATGAGAGAGGTAAAAAATTGAACATTTtgatcaaatatttaaaatactcaAACATCTACCATTTGTGTGACACCATATTGGTCTTCAATGTAATGTTGGAGTGACTATTGTAATcccataaataaaataattttgtaataaataaataggttaaataagtttttcgtccctctaaatatttgaaatttcatttttagtccctccaaattTTTCCTTCAACAattcatccctccaaaattttccgtcTCAATAATTGATCCCTGACGTCAAATGCCACTAACGGTTGCTTATGTGGCATCCTACgtgtaataaattttttttttattttcagagTTGGATTACATTAGATTCGGTGGCATATTGTGGTCCTTATACATTATTGATAAGAATTTCAGAAACATTTCAGAATCCCTAATAGAAAGGTGTGGTCCCTTGTCCCCTCCCTCCTTCAACACGCGATACTGAAGCGCCTATGTGGTCCCTCCATTGACGAAGGTTACGAAGCTTGTTGCGGTCCCAAGAACGACAAGGTAAGGCCCACTTCGTTTTGTTTATTCTCTTCAGTAATGATAGTGAAAACGATCCCAACTGTATTTCGTACCTaaaaaactagggtttatgaGTTTTCTTAAAAACTGAACCTacttttgttttttcttgaaACGTGTAGGAAATGGGGTTATTTAAGGTTGTTTTCTATACGAAAGGTTCTTTTGTAAAGGATGAAGGGTTAACATATGAAGGGGGGACGTTTATGCTGTCAATGGTCAAGACCCGGATTATTGGTCATACTTTGAAGCTTGTGACTTGATTAAGGACATGGATTCTTCATTTAAAATCAAAGATGTTAAGATGTGGTGAAAGGCTTAAGAGGAAAGTCTTGAAAATGATCTTAAAccctttgataatgatgttgatgCAACAAAGTCAGCTGTGTGTGCTAAGGAGAATAAGTGTGATGTCGAGATATATGCAGAGGCAAGATTACCTGGTGGTGAGAAGACTTACATGGAAAGGTTAATAGAGAAAGAAAAAGGCCATGTTGTTGATGAGGAAATTGAAGAGGTTAATAGTGAATCATCCGAGGACTCTTTGAATGGTATACACTTTGAAGACAGTAAAGAGGAAAGAATGCACGATTTTCATGAACTCATTAGTGAAGGTCCAAGTCATGTGGAGAAAGGTGGTAGTTCTGAGACATGTATAGGGAATGATGCTTCTGGTGATGGTGTTGATACTGGTACAACTCAAGTGAATGACGGTGTTGGTGCTGGGACAAGTCAAGGTATTAAGAAGGGTTTGATTACTGATGAGATGGATAGGGAACATGTAATTGATGATGGTTACATGACTGATGATATTGATAGTGGGGCAGATAATGATAGTGCTGATGAGAGGCCACCAATGATTAGATTTAATGAAGGTGAAAAACTAAGAAAAAATTTCTCATTCAAGGTGGGAATGGAGCTTGCATCTCTAATGCAATTTAAGAAGGTTGTACTTGAACACAATGTGTTGAATGGTAGGGAGGTGAGGTTTGCCAAAAATTATTTAACAAGGTGTAGGGTTGTTTGTAAGGACAAAAAATAATGTGACTACACAGTCCTATGCAGTAGGGTACTGAGAACAACAACATTTAGGATCAAAACTCTATATGCAAAGCACAAATGTGGTAGGAAGTTCTTCAACAAGAATGCTAATTTTGATTGGGTCTCTAGAGTTATTGTTGAAAAATTAAAGAACAACTCAGGCATGAAATTGAATGAAGTTGTGGCTGATGTAAGACTTAGGTATTCTACAGAAATTACTGGGTGTAGGGCTTTTAAGGCTAGGAAGCTAGCTAGAAAGGTTGTTGAAGGAGACTCAGTCAAACAATACAGTCTGTTTTGGTCTTATGGAGCTGAATTGAGGAGGGCATCAATAGGAAATACATTTAAGATGAACATTTCTGGAACACCTCCAAGGTTTGAAAGATGCTACATGTGTTTTGATGGAACTAAGAAAGCATTGAAGGTTGGATGCAGACCATTCATAGGGTTAGATGGTTGTCACCTCAAAAACAAATATGGTGGAATCTTGCTGATTGCTGTTAGTAGGGATGCAAATGACCAATATCTTCCTCTTGCTTTTGGGGTTGTGGAGACTTAAACTAGAGACTCTTGGAGTTGGTTTGTTAAGTTACTTCTTGATGATATTGGTCATGAAAACAAGTGGGGCTTTATGTCTGACCAGCAAAAGGTATTTGTAATTCCTCATTAATGTTTGTTTATGATTAGTACCTCattattgtttgtttatttctgATTTATTGTAATTTGTGTAGGGACTTGTGAATGTATTTGAGGAAGAATATCCTGAGTTTGAACACAGGTTTTGCCTGAGGCATTTATATGCTAACTTTAAGAAGAAGTATGGAGGTGGTACACTATACAAAGATCTCATTATGGTTGCAGCAAAGGCCACCTATTTGGAAGCACATGAGGAGAAAATGAATCAGATtaaggtcctttaagttattttattgtaacaagTTGGTCCTTGATGTTTTTTTCGCTACAAAttggtcctttatgttaactaacgtCTGCACAGTTAACCTTTTTCATAAACTTCGTTCCAAAAAAACCGAAGTGACACTAATGGTGTTGATGTATCACTTAACATACGTTAGAGACCATCATTGAATCCTATAataaaattttcagaattttttagagcataaaaatatttttaaactaattaaaatgcatacaaaagaaataaattaaataaaaataataaaacagaaaataaaattctcagaaaattacacaaagtgtaaaatgagaagaaatatttttaggaattttttcataatttttggaccAACAATgagtttaatataaattttaaaagttaaaaacggaataaaataaaataaataaaataaaaaaaggtcaACGATGCATACATTAGTTAACATAAAAGACTAACttatagaaaaaaatataaaggaccaacttgttacaataaaataacttaaaaggACCCTTAGTATAATTTTGCCTATTTTCTACTTTTCAATAGTTGCTAGTATATTTTATGGTACAGCTAACAAGTGAATATTATTGGTAATTATGTGTGGACTTGTATATCATTGAGGATATCACTGTAGTTGCGGTGCTTCTAATGAGTTTGGTCGGTTTGTGACTTTGGAGATCACTCAATAACTTAATTATTATAAGGCGCCAAGCATGCACATTAAATGTTAACTTCAATTTTTATCTAACTCTTTGAGCAAAATCAATTGCGAGATTATAAAacttaaatattttgaatattgatTAGTGTACATTGCACATTTGCACATACTTATTATCGACTTTGAACAAATTTATTCCATGTTGATAGATGAATGAAATTCTATTTAGCTATATTTATttagttaatcatccaaacatatATGTTGGTATGATGTGTTTGAAATCCGGTGGAAAAGTATATAGTAATACATGATTAACATAAGTACTATAAATAGTTGAAGTAACCGTAACAATCGGGCTGTCCATCAATTAGTCTAAATTTTAGAAAGATGATCAATTCCAATAATGCTTATTTTGCAAGGCTAATACAAACACAAGAGAATTGCCAATATGTTGTTGCTAAAAGAATCATTTAATTTAAggatttttttttacaactaaACATATATTTGAATACAAggattatttatataatataaatgtttattaaaataaatattaatgaatagataTGTATAagatatttttataacaaaaaataaaacaaatttaaatggttttttaaatatattataagtttttttcgTAAATTCTATTGAagaaattatcaaaataatttcaaaaaaattatcaatatTTTTAGGGTGATTGGATGAACAAGTAGAAACTCATTAAAAGCACAATTCTTActctaaataaatattttcaaacagTCTAAAAAGAGATGATTGGCGCTTGAGGTTACTAACGGCCTTGAGGTTACTGACGGTCCTAATATGCAAATGGAAACAAGTGATCAGGAGgaagaattgtttgaaaagactGTTGTTGAAATGATGAAGGTCGCAATCCCTCAAACTGAAGAGGAGTTGGTCGATTTCCTGAATGTATGCAAGCTGAGCAATTCAAAGACCATGTTGTGTCCTAAATGCATCACAATATTATAAAGGATGTAAGTCATTATAAATATAAACTTGTCGATAAATTGTCTTATTCCGAATTACTAATAGCTTTAAAAAATCTATATAGAGAAGCCGTAGACGCTTTTAAAAAGTTAACTTCAAATAAAAGGATTTTTTCATACTTAGAAGCCAAGGttttaaaaacataaaagcaaatggAAGCTCCAAATCAATTTATAGTAGATGTTCAAAAAATTAAGAATGATAATGAAGAACCATCATGGTTTGATCGTGAAACTTGTtacatttggcaaaaagaggcAAACTCTCCTAAAGAAAACTTGGACAAGGCTTTACAACCAAATGTTACATTTTCTATCGATCCCTCAAGTTTTGTTAAAAAGTCTTCAAATAAACCATATAACAAGTATAACTTTGTCAATAAGCAtccaaatagaaaaataaaaccttCTCATAATtttacttgtcactattgttgcaagaaaggtcataccattgaaaaatacGAATTTGAGAGTCAGTTGGTTCCTAAAGATGTTTTtaaaaggttgcaaaaatgcaaCCATGTTTTCACTAACCCTCTAGGAATCAATGAAGATTGGGTACCTAACATTTCTTGTTGATCTTGTAGGGTATGAAGAGAATATGAGTTCCCATTTGTGGATTCTCAAGATATATAATAGGTGACATTTCCTATTTCATTGACTTTGTGGCAATAAAGAAGGACTATGTAATCTAGAAAGACAACAACAAGTGTTCTATTATTGGTAAATGATATCTATATGTTTTTCTTGGATATTCGCAATCATCCAAAGCATATAAAGTATATAACAAGAGAATATTTACTTTTGAAGAGTTCGTGCACAtcacttttgatgaatcttattaGAGAAATGTTGGgaaatgtattttttttcatgATACAAGTGTATCTTCAGAAGACATAATCAATGACACCGAAGAAGGAattgatcaacttgaatcgacGAAACATGAGGAGGAGGAAGATGACGACtctgaaaagaaaaaggatgaaagTCAAACTAAAGTGGATGATCTACCCTTGGCCTGGAGGTCTTCAAaggaccatccaattgacaacattcTTGGAGACATCACTAAAGGCGTAACTACACACTCTAAGAGATAATGCAGGGAGATTTTGAAATAAGTTTAATAGGGAAGTTATATTACTTTCTCGGActtaaaatcaaacaaatcaaagaagGGAAAATTGTGTGTCAAACAAAGTATTGTCAAGAGTTGCTTAAACGCGTCGGAATGGTAGATGCAAAGTCAGTTGACACTCCAATGCCCACAAAGTAAAACTTGGACAAAGATGAAAATAGTAAGGATGTTCACGTTAAAAGGTATAGAGTTCATCTGAGTGAATTCTTCGTTTCTTATCCTATGAGGTAATTCGTTTCACTTATCTCTTTGTTCGTAAGTCCTTATATCTTGCTTTGCTTATCTATGTCTATTGATATTCGATTGCATTTTCATGTGATAGAATTGAT contains:
- the LOC131602840 gene encoding small ribosomal subunit protein uS8z/uS8w, encoding MVRVSVLNDALKSMYNAEKRGKRQVMIRPSSKVIIKFLIVMQKHGYIGEFEYVDDHRSGKIVVELNGRLNKCGVISPRFDVGVKEIEGWTARLLPSRQFGYIVLTTSAGIMDHEEARRKNVGGKVLGFFY